Within the uncultured Methanobrevibacter sp. genome, the region AGGTGGGGCTATTTATAATATTTATGGTGAATTTTCATTAAATGATTCTGAATTTACTAACAACACTGCAAGAGACGGTGGGGCTTTATTTATCGACAATTCCGATAAGTGTACAATCATAAACAATGCTTTTAGCTATAATGGAGCATCACTTTCGGGAGGGGCTGCCTATATATTCTTGTGCAATTTGACAGAAAGTCTAAATTCATTTTCACATAACCATGCGCTTTTGGATGCTGATATCCGTATTTCTGATTCACTTGATTTGACTATTGGAAGCGGTAATTATACTATGTATAAGGTTAACTCCACTCAAATTGATGTATTGCCAAGTTATTACAGTTTGATTGATGAAAAATTAGTCACTCCTGTAAAGGACCAGCAAACCAGTGGAAACTGTTGGGCATTCGCTCCGATTGCTGTTATGGAATCATGTATTTTAAAGGCATCCGGTGACGCTCTGGATTTGTCCGAAGAGAACATGAAAAATCTGATGGCGTTGTACTCCGATTATGGCTGGAATATGAACACCAATGATGGGGGATATGACAAGATGGGATGGGGATATCTTACAAGTTGGTTGGGTCCTGTTTTGGAAAGCGATGACTTGTTTGATGATAATTCTCATTTGTCAGGCATCTTAAACAGTATTGGGCATGTTCAAAATATCATATTTTTATATAGGGCTAACTATACGGATAATGATGCCATTAAACGTGCGATAATGCAGTATGGTGCCGTTGGAACAACCATGTATATGGGAGGATATCTCAACTCTAAGAATGCCTATTACTATTATATGACTTCTGACAGTCCAAATCATGCAGTAACAATCGTCGGATGGGATGACAACTTTTCAAAAAACAATTTTGCTCATACGCCTGGGGGTGATGGGGCATGGATTGTTAAAAACAGCTGGGGATCTGGTTGGGGAAATAATGGATATTTTTATGTGTCATATTATGATACTAGACTTGCACAGCCTGGACTTGGGGATGTTTCATTTGCTATCGTATTGAACGATACAATTCGTCTTGATAAAAATTACCAATATGACATTGCAGGAATGACAGATTATTTTCTTAACTCATACAGTACCGTTTGGTATGAAAATGCATTCAGAGCAACTGATGACGAATATTTGGCTTCAGTTTCAACATACTTTGAAAAGGTAACTAACTGGACAGTTTCAATTTATGTAAACAGCATATTGCAACACATTCAGTCTGGTGTGTCCAATCCAGGTTATTATACAATAAATCTTGATAATTTGGTTCCATTAAAAACGGGGGACCTTTTTGAAGTGATGTTCCAGATAAGTGTTGGTGGGGAGGCAAGTTTCCCGATTTCAGAAATATATTCCTTAAATAATTTGGCTTATTCTCCAAATGTTTCCTTTGTCAGTTATGATGGTGTTAAATGGTTTGATTTATATGATTTTTCATTTAAATACTCAACTCACTGGTATGAATCTCAAGTTGCATGCATTAAAGCATTTACTATTTTAAACCCAATAAATACCACTTCAACTATTTCATATACAATTGATGAAGCAAAAAACATTAATGTTACCGTAGAAGTTTTAGATCAATACTCAAACCCATTAAAATCAGGTACTGTTGCCTTAAATATAAATGGAAATGTTTATAATTTGCCTGTTAAAAATGGAATTGCTAGTCTTAGCACTTTCTTAAACCAAATAAATATTGTTATTTCAGCTTTATTTGATGCAACCGGTTATATATCATCAAATGATAGTGTATCATTCAAGGTTCCAAAATCAAATCTTCCACTAGTTTTAAATGTTTCACGCGAATTAAATAATGTTTCAATTGACTTTAAAAGTTTAATTGATGCAAATGTGACTTTAACAGTCAAAATAAATGATGATGTCTATGAAATATGCTTGAATGACTCATTAAAACTAAATGATTTATCTAATGGAGTTTATAATGTCAGTGTCAGTATTTTGGATGAAGAATCCTGTTGGCAGGTTGATTTAATTGACTCATTTGTTGTAGACATTAGAACTGTAAGGTTCATTTCATCTGATTTAACTACAACTGATGAGGATGATGTATTATATAATATTACTGTGGTTGATGAGAAAGGAAATACTCTTTCAAATAAGACAATATCAATCACTTTAAACGAAACATTTAATTTAACAAGCGATGAAAATGGTTTAATTCAGATTCCAATTTCTCTTAAAAGTGGAAATTATTTGTTATATGTTGATTTCAAAGGTGATAATGATCATTTTAAAAATTCTACTTCATTCAATATATTTGTGAAATGCAAGCTCGACGGCAATGTTGAAGTCAGAAAATACCAGAATAATGCAAATTTCACATTTGAATTTTCAAAACCTATAAATGCCACTGCAAAGCTAATAATCAATACTGAAGATTATTTTGTTGATGTTAGAAATGGCAGTGCAATTTTAAATTTATTTGATTTGAAAAATGGTGCCTATTATGTTGATGTATTGCTGAATGACAGTTATGTGTTGGATGATGTTTCATCACAATTCAACATTGATGTAACTGGAACCAGGATTATTTTAAGCAATGTTACTGGTGTGGATGATGAAATAACAGTCATCAGTGCTTGCTTGATGGACAGTAATTCAAATCCATTGTCCAATGAGCTATTGATATTCACTTTAGGTGATAATGTTTATTCCAATTATACTGGTGATGACGGTTTTGTTTATGTCAATTTGAATTTAACTGCTGGTGAGCATGAATTGAGCATACAGTTCAATGGTAATGATAATTATTTTGATTCTGCTTTAACTTCAAGAGTTAAAATTAAATCAAGAGTTGTTTTAAGTCTTGAATATGATGTTTATCAGAATTCTGCTGTTTTAAAAGTTTATTTATCAAAAGCAGTTAATGATACTGTTGTAGTAAAGGTCAATGACATTACTCGATTCGGTGAGATAATCTATTTGCATAATCTTTCAAACGGAATATATGATATCAACGTGTCTTTAGAAAATGCCAATGATGATTATGTATTTGAAAATATTGTGGAGTCATTTGCAGTTGATGTTAGAAATGTAAGTTTTAGTGCATCTGATTTGACCACAACTGATGAGGATGATGTATTATATAATATTGCTGTGGTTGATGAGAAAGGAAATCCTCTTTCAAATAAGACAGTAACAATTACTTTGGATGAAACATTTGATTTCACAAGTGATGAAAACGGTTTAATTCAAGTTCCAATTTCCCTTAAAAGTGGAAATTATTTGTTATATGTTGATTTCAAAGGCGACAATAACTATTTTAAAAATTCCACTTCATTTAATATCTATGTTAAATGCAAACTCAGCGGTAATGTTGAGGTTAGCGAATACCAGAATAATGCAAATTTTACATTTGAATTTTCAAAACCTATAAATGCCACTGCAAAAGTCATGATTAACAATGAAATTTATCTTGTTGATGTCAGAAGCGGTAATGCAATTTTAAATTTATTTGATTTGAAAAATGGTGCCTATTATGTTGACGTGTTGTTGGATGACAGTTATGTGTTGGATGATGTTTCATCACAATTCAACATTGATGTAACTGGAACTCAGATTATTTCAAGCGAATTGACATTGTTGTATCAGAAAAACAATCGATATTGTGTAACTTTAAAGGATATTGATGGAAATGCAGTTGCTAATCAATGGATTGAAGTTGAGATTGCAGGTAATGTATATAAAATACTCACAGATTCAAATGGACAAGCCTCAATCACTTTCAATTTGTCCTGTGGAGATTATGCAGTGGCCATTAGCTATTCTGGTAATAAAAATTGCTTCGGCTCAACTGCAAATTCAACAATACACATTAAAACAACAATCATTGAAAATGACTCATTAACTAAAACATACAATTCCAAATATGCAATTAAGTTGTTGAATACTTCCGATGCAACATTCATTTTAAATGGTATTTTATATGATGTTAAAACTGATGAAAATGGATTTGCATACATTAACATCCTTGAAAAGGTCGGAGAATACAAATTAACTATCATAAACAATTGGAATGGTGAAAACATAACTAAAACAATCAATGTTGTTCCAAGACTTGGTGGCAATAGCGATATTTCAAAATATTATCTGGGGTCTAAAAACTATCAGGTACGTGTTTTAAACGATGATGGTGATATTGCAAGTGGTGTATACGTTAAAATAACAGTCGGCGGCAAAACTTACAATGTAAAGACAAATAAAAATGGAATTGCAACATTTAAGCTTACACAAAAACCGAATAAATATACAATAACTGCTTCATATAAAGGATTTAAAGTATCCAACAAAGTTGTAATCAAAACAACAATAATAACTAAAAACTTATCCAAAAAGAAATCAAAAACAGCCAAATTCACTGTAAAACTATTAAACAGCAATGGTAAAATTTTAAAATCTAAAATAGCGACCATTAAGTTCAAAGGTAAAACCTATAAAGTTAAAACAAATTCAAAAGGAATCGCAAAATTGACTATTAATAAAAACATTAAGGTAGGAAAATATAATATCGTAACAAGCTATGGCAAACTTACAGTTAAAAATTGGGTAAAAGTTACAAAATAGTCATTGATGATATTGTACTTGTGAAGCAGCATATGTTTCAAAAGCATTGGAAAAGCTAAAAATCGATGGATTGTTGAATACATCAATGAATGGTATATACGACATTTTTATATTGGTATGCTGGTTTTGATGAACAAGTGCTTGAATTCGGAAATTGCTAATTTTTAATTGATTTGATTATAATTTTGCATAATCTGTAAAATGACACTCAAATTTCAGTTATTTTCCTTAAAGTTTATTATGATTAATTTTCATAATATTAAATGTTGCTTAAATTATTTTTTGATAATTTAAATTTATTTAATGAAATAAATATGTGGTATTATGGATAAGGAAACAAAAGAGCGTTTGCGTGAAATTAGGGCAGCTTTAAAAAAATATGGCTTTGATAAAATTCTAGGCCAATCTGCAAAAAATAAAATTAAACCAATCAAAAATGACGAACCAGAGGATAATCTATTATTGGAAGATGATGTTCCTGTAAAATTAAGGTTGATGCTTCAGGAACTGGGAACCACATTTATCAAATTAGGCCAACTTTTAAGTACAAGGCCGGATGTGGTTGGAGATGATATTGCAAATGAACTTGCAAACTTGCAGGATGACAATCCGGCAATAAGCTATGAGGAAGTTAAGTCAATAGTTGAAAGAGAACTTAACGGTAATATTGATGAATTGTTTGAAAGCTTTTCTCATGAGGAATTGGCGACTGCATCAATCGGTCAGGTTCATGAAGCAAAATTAATCACCGGTGAAAGGGTTGCAATTAAAGTCCAAAAAGAAGGAATTACCGATAAAATCGACCTTGATTTAAAAATTATGAAATTCATTGCCAACCGTGCAGACAAATGGAATTCAGATCTTAAAAAGTTAAACCTGCCTGGAATCATGGATGAATTTGACCGTACAATTCACAAGGAAATAGATTATAACAATGAATTCATGAATATGCAACGCATTGAATTAAATTTTACAGATAATCCCAATATTCACATTCCCGAATCTTATCCAAAATATTGTTCATCAAAAGTTTTGACAATGGAATTCATTGATGGAACTAAATTATCTGATGTTTATGAAAGCGATAGCGAAGAATTTGATAAGAAACTTTTAGCAAAAAATCTTCTTGATTCATATCTTCAGCAATTATTTATTGACGGATTTTTCCATGGAGACCCTCACCCGGGTAATATCATGATTTTAGAGAATAATGTAATATGTTATCTTGATTTGGGAATGATGGGTATCTTTGATGAAGATTTTAAAAGAAACCTTTCTGAAGTTATGATTTTATTTGTTGACCAGGACATTGATGGTTTGATAAATCAATTGATGTACATGGACATATTGGATTATGATGTTGACACAAGAGTTCTTAAAAGGGACTTGACTGACTTGTTTGGGAGATATTTCGGTGTTGAACTCAATAGGTTCAATGGAGTTTTAGAAGAATTGCTTAGCCTTATGCAGGATTATGGTGTGATTCTTCCTAATGAAGTGGTTACCATGGCAAGAGGCCTATCAATGATTGAAGCTGCTGCACAAAACTTGGATCCTGAAATCGATGTTTTCGCATTAATCAAACCGGTTGCAAAACAAATAGCAAGAGAAAGGCTTAACCCTAAAAAATATCTTAAAAGCAAAAAAAACAATCTAATCTTATATGAACACATGATTAGAGGTTTGCCAAAGCTTCTTACAAGAACCATTCACAAAATCGAAGAAAACGAATTGCAGTTCAGGTTAGAAGTTGACATTACCGATAAGGTTTCAATAATTGCATTGGTATCAGCACTTATAATTGGTTCTTCAGTTGTTTCATTTGGACCGATGGTATACGATATGCCTTTGATTTCTTTAATTGGATATTTGATAGCAATAATCTTAAGCATTATTGGAATTAAGAAATTTGTTTTAAAATAGATTCAATTTTTAAATTTTCAAGATACTTTTCTTGAAAATAACTTTTTTTATATTTTCATATTTTTGGAAAAATTTCACCATATTTTCTTGACAGATAATCTCAATTAAAGCAATCACTTTAGATAACTTATATTGCTGTTAAAATAAATATAGTATTATGTTTAACAAAAAATTAATTTTCGCTTTAATTATATTCATAATTGCTATTTCATCAGTTAGTGCAAATGACTCTAATTCGACTGATGATATGTATGGTTATGATGGAAATAATTTGGAAGTGAAGGTACAAAACACTTCGGATGTTTCGCTTAGTCAGTCAAGTGAGGGAAAAGGACTTGATGACATTGATTCTGATTCATTGGCTGCTGGTCAAACGGTTTATTTTAATGCATCTGCAAGAAGTGATGGTGAAGGTACACAAACAAGTCCATATAAGGTTTTGAAGGATTCCAGAATAACATCCGGCATGACTGCTTACTTTGCAGATGGTGTTTATGATTATGAGGGTTCCGGAAAGATTTCATCGAAAACAGTTTTCATCGGACAAAGCAGGGAAAATACGATTATTCGTGGTACTGATTATTACTTTGATTTGACCATTTCGTCAGGTTCAAGTTTAGTTTTAAAGGATATAACATTTGATTATGGCCATATTATAAATCAAGGGGATTTAAATGCAGATAATGTGGCTTTCGTAAATTCAAAATGTGATTATGATCCAGATAGTTCTGCATTTACTGCTTATGGATCTGGTGGAGCAATATTCAGTAATCCATCATCAAGGTATGCATGTAATATAAATCTCCATAACTGTTATTTTGATACAAATCATGCAAAGTATGGTGGAGCCATTGCTGCAAACTACACTAATATTGTGATTACCAATTGTGTCTTTTCTAATTCATTGTCAAATAGGTCTGGTGGTGCAATTTATAGTTTAAAATCAAATTTAACAGTCTCAAAATCTTCATTTACAAAAAGCAATGCCAAATATGGTGGTGCAATTTATACGGAAGAAGGAAATATTTATTTGACTGATTCCACTTTCACAACATCTCAAGCATACAGTTTCGGAGGGGCAATTGCTTCAATATTAACCAATTCAACAATAGGAAACTGTAATTTTTTAAATTATTGGTCTCTAACTGATTCAGGTGGTGCAGTCTATGCGAAAAATGGACGTATAGATGTTTCAAAATCCAGTTTTACAAATGGGATTGCAGATTTTGGTGGTGCAATCTGTGCATTAAGTATATATTCTACTGTTGAAGGTTCTAATTTCCAAAATAACACTGCAAATTGCGGCGGATCTATTTTCAATATGTATAATAATCTTTATATTTCCAACTCCAATTTCAAAAGTTCTTCTGCAGTTTATGGTGGTGCAATTTGCAGCTATCTTGCCGATTGCATTTCATTAAACAACAATGTATTTGTAAATTCAAATGATGTGTATGTTTTTGCAAAAACCACTACAAGTATAACAAAAAATGCAAATACTGGTTTGACTAATGTTAAAATTGTCAATACTACATTGTTTGATATTGGAAGTAATGTAATAGCTCCTATAATTAATTATTCTCCAGAATATCAAAGCACAATTCCATCATCTTATGATTCAAGGGATTATGGATATGTTACTCCAGTAAAAGATCAGATGGATGGAGGAAACTGTTGGGCTTTTGCAAGCGTTGCAACATTGGAAATCTGTCTTAAAAAAGCTACTGGAATCACTTTTGATTTTTCAGAAGAAAACATTAAGAACCTTATGACAATGTATTCTTTGGTTGGAATAATTGATAAAGAAACTAATCGTGGTGGAACTAATTCAATGGCATTTGGCTATTTTATTGATTGGTTAGGTCCAATAAACGATACTTTGGATGTTTATGATGACTATTCTACATTGTCCCATATTTATTCAC harbors:
- a CDS encoding C1 family peptidase, which gives rise to MNYKYLIAILFACLLIIPFSFASDNQTLLDGGAVSSNENSYYFDASCENDNGNGSLENPYKYLKSDRIRDNSNIYLNDGEYLLDKPANINNVSIYGSNSQNTSIIYSGVAFVVSKNLNVENLTLSKLTIRNSANLILKNVILEDGRGYNSNRYNNCYGGAIYSSSSNAFVTIDNCTFLNAYTEYGGAIYQDGGKLFIDNSEFINCSSFNFGGAIAGINTNVRISNSKFSNSSSKKDAGGAVYLKTSSLSASDIQIENSNSTFGSAICLLKTNSVLSNIKANNNHAQFSGGAIYNIYGEFSLNDSEFTNNTARDGGALFIDNSDKCTIINNAFSYNGASLSGGAAYIFLCNLTESLNSFSHNHALLDADIRISDSLDLTIGSGNYTMYKVNSTQIDVLPSYYSLIDEKLVTPVKDQQTSGNCWAFAPIAVMESCILKASGDALDLSEENMKNLMALYSDYGWNMNTNDGGYDKMGWGYLTSWLGPVLESDDLFDDNSHLSGILNSIGHVQNIIFLYRANYTDNDAIKRAIMQYGAVGTTMYMGGYLNSKNAYYYYMTSDSPNHAVTIVGWDDNFSKNNFAHTPGGDGAWIVKNSWGSGWGNNGYFYVSYYDTRLAQPGLGDVSFAIVLNDTIRLDKNYQYDIAGMTDYFLNSYSTVWYENAFRATDDEYLASVSTYFEKVTNWTVSIYVNSILQHIQSGVSNPGYYTINLDNLVPLKTGDLFEVMFQISVGGEASFPISEIYSLNNLAYSPNVSFVSYDGVKWFDLYDFSFKYSTHWYESQVACIKAFTILNPINTTSTISYTIDEAKNINVTVEVLDQYSNPLKSGTVALNINGNVYNLPVKNGIASLSTFLNQINIVISALFDATGYISSNDSVSFKVPKSNLPLVLNVSRELNNVSIDFKSLIDANVTLTVKINDDVYEICLNDSLKLNDLSNGVYNVSVSILDEESCWQVDLIDSFVVDIRTVRFISSDLTTTDEDDVLYNITVVDEKGNTLSNKTISITLNETFNLTSDENGLIQIPISLKSGNYLLYVDFKGDNDHFKNSTSFNIFVKCKLDGNVEVRKYQNNANFTFEFSKPINATAKLIINTEDYFVDVRNGSAILNLFDLKNGAYYVDVLLNDSYVLDDVSSQFNIDVTGTRIILSNVTGVDDEITVISACLMDSNSNPLSNELLIFTLGDNVYSNYTGDDGFVYVNLNLTAGEHELSIQFNGNDNYFDSALTSRVKIKSRVVLSLEYDVYQNSAVLKVYLSKAVNDTVVVKVNDITRFGEIIYLHNLSNGIYDINVSLENANDDYVFENIVESFAVDVRNVSFSASDLTTTDEDDVLYNIAVVDEKGNPLSNKTVTITLDETFDFTSDENGLIQVPISLKSGNYLLYVDFKGDNNYFKNSTSFNIYVKCKLSGNVEVSEYQNNANFTFEFSKPINATAKVMINNEIYLVDVRSGNAILNLFDLKNGAYYVDVLLDDSYVLDDVSSQFNIDVTGTQIISSELTLLYQKNNRYCVTLKDIDGNAVANQWIEVEIAGNVYKILTDSNGQASITFNLSCGDYAVAISYSGNKNCFGSTANSTIHIKTTIIENDSLTKTYNSKYAIKLLNTSDATFILNGILYDVKTDENGFAYINILEKVGEYKLTIINNWNGENITKTINVVPRLGGNSDISKYYLGSKNYQVRVLNDDGDIASGVYVKITVGGKTYNVKTNKNGIATFKLTQKPNKYTITASYKGFKVSNKVVIKTTIITKNLSKKKSKTAKFTVKLLNSNGKILKSKIATIKFKGKTYKVKTNSKGIAKLTINKNIKVGKYNIVTSYGKLTVKNWVKVTK
- a CDS encoding AarF/ABC1/UbiB kinase family protein, which gives rise to MDKETKERLREIRAALKKYGFDKILGQSAKNKIKPIKNDEPEDNLLLEDDVPVKLRLMLQELGTTFIKLGQLLSTRPDVVGDDIANELANLQDDNPAISYEEVKSIVERELNGNIDELFESFSHEELATASIGQVHEAKLITGERVAIKVQKEGITDKIDLDLKIMKFIANRADKWNSDLKKLNLPGIMDEFDRTIHKEIDYNNEFMNMQRIELNFTDNPNIHIPESYPKYCSSKVLTMEFIDGTKLSDVYESDSEEFDKKLLAKNLLDSYLQQLFIDGFFHGDPHPGNIMILENNVICYLDLGMMGIFDEDFKRNLSEVMILFVDQDIDGLINQLMYMDILDYDVDTRVLKRDLTDLFGRYFGVELNRFNGVLEELLSLMQDYGVILPNEVVTMARGLSMIEAAAQNLDPEIDVFALIKPVAKQIARERLNPKKYLKSKKNNLILYEHMIRGLPKLLTRTIHKIEENELQFRLEVDITDKVSIIALVSALIIGSSVVSFGPMVYDMPLISLIGYLIAIILSIIGIKKFVLK